The following is a genomic window from Sebaldella sp. S0638.
CAGAATTAATTCATAAATTTCCATCTGTTCATAACTAAAATCAGTTTTTCCCGCTGCAAAATCTTCTTCCAGCTGCTCAAGAAGAAAGTACACTCCCCATGGAGTAACCTGCCACAAAGTTTCCTGATGTTCCAAAAGATTAATGAGTTCTTTGTATTTTCTGTTCTCTATAAGTTTTGGAATATTTGTGCCTCTTCCATATGGAGTAGTCAGATTTTCCCATGGAATGTCGTTGATTGTTATCTTCATAATACCACCTCGTTTAAATATTAATTTTTTCTATTTTAAAAACATATATCCTGTAAAGATTTTTCATAAATTTATTTGAGTGCTTCCCTTTATAAGTATTTATAGCTGTTAACCAAGTGTAGCACAGAGAAAAAGAAATGTACAGATAAGATATCCTACAATATTATCATACAAGCATAAATGAAATATAATTTAGGTATATGAAAAAATTATTTTACAATTTACCTTAAATAGTTTATAATTATACAAAATAATAGATAGAGGCGCGGAAAACTAAGAGTAGATTTATTGAGACTGTCAGTCTGTGATGTAAATCAAAAGGAGTATCCGCCGAAGCTGTGAGGACTTGACGAGTTTTACAGCTGGGCTTGTGGACAATATCCATAAGACTGTCATTGCTGTATTAGCAGTAGTGTTGAGCTATCAGGTATAAATACAATACTTTTATATAAATAGTATTTTATCTGCTGATGGCTAGTCTATCAGCATTTTTATATATGACTTTTGAGAGGAGAAAAATATGAAATTATTCGGAACATCAAAAATTAACGAAAGAGGAAACCTTGAAATAGGCGGAATAGATACGGGGGAGTTAACTAAAGAATTCGGGACACCGCTTTATGTAATGGATCAGAAACTTATTGAAGATACTATTGATATAATGAAAGAAGCTTTTGTATCAGAAAGATTCAATACACAGATAGCTTACGCAGGTAAGGCATTTCTTACTACAGGAATGGTAAATCTCGTAAATAAAAAAGGTCTGGATCTGGATGTAGTATCAGCGGGAGAATTATACACAGCAATAAAAGCAGGGTTTCCTATGGACAGGGTTCATATGCACGGAAACAACAAAACCGAGGAAGAACTAAATATGGCTATAGAATATGGAATAAAAGAGATAGTTATAGATAATGAAGATGAAATAGAAAAAATAGAAAGAATATGCAGAGATAAGAATAAAAAACAGGCGGTGCTTCTGAGAATAGATCCGGGAATTGAAGCCCATACACATGAATATATAAAAACATCAGGTCTGACTTCAAAGTTTGGAATATCATTATTTCAGGATAACCTTTTTGATATAGTGAAAAGACTTGATGACAGTGAATATGTGGAGTTCAAAGGATTTCACACACATATAGGATCACAGATTTTTCAGTCGGCGTTCTTTATATTTGCACTTGATGAAATATTCAAATATCTTAGCAAGCTGAAAGAAGAACTGGGAATAGCAGTAGAAACAGTAAATATGGGCGGAGGATTCGGTGTTTATTATGCTGAGGGAGATCAGCCGCCAAAGCTTGACGAGCTTTTGAAAGAAGTAATTACATATACAGAAGCTATGGAAATTAAATACAGAATAGGATTTAAAAATCTGAATATAGAACCGGGTAGAAGTATAGTTGCAAATGCCGGAACAACATTGTATACTGTAGGAGGAATTAAAGAGACTGTGGGAGGAAAAACTTATGTTTTTGTCGACGGCGGTATGGCTGACAATATAAGACCAGCATTATATCAGGCAAAATATGAAGCCGGAATAATCAATAAACTAGAAGATGAAGACAAAAAAGAAGTAACTCTTGCCGGGAAATTCTGTGAATCAGGAGATGTATTAATAGGAAATGCAAAACTGCAGAATGCAGAAATAGGAGATATAGTGGCAGTTCCTACTACAGGAGCCTATTGCTATTCTATGTCAAGCAACTATAACAGATTCGCAAAACCAGCTCTTATATTTGTAAAAGACGGACAGGCTAAGCTTGCTGTAAAAAGAGAGACATTAGACGATCTTGTAAGAAATGATGTTATATTTGACTTATAATAATGAAACGGAGGGACTTCCTTGGTAATCGTACATAAATACGGCGGTAGTTCAGTAGCAACTACTGACAAAATAATGGAAATAGCAAAATATTTAGGCGGAGTAAAGGAACAGGGACATGATGTAATAGTAGTAGTCTCTGCTATGGGAAAAAGAACAGATGCATTAATAAGTCTTGCAAAAGAGATAACCAAAGATCCGGATAAAAGAGAACTGGACAGACTGATGTCCACTGGGGAACAGACAACAATTGCACTTCTTGCCATAGCTCTGAAGAGTCTGGGTTATGATGCAATTTCTCTCACTGGTGTACAGGCAGGAATAAAAACATCCGGACACCATACTAAAAATGTTATAGATTCTGTGGATACAGATAAGATAAATGAACTGCTGAAAGAGGGTAAAATAGTAATAGTGGCAGGCTTTCAGGGAGTGAATTCACGCGGTGATGTTACTACGCTGGGAAGAGGCGGTTCTGATACGTCGGCAGTGGCTCTTGCAGCGGCTTTAGGAGCAAAGTGTGAAATATATACAGATGTGGACGGGATATATTCCATAGATCCCAGAGTATACAAAGAAGCTAAAAAGCTTCCTTTGATTTCATATGATGAGATGATGGAACTGGCATTTCTCGGAGCAGGAGTAATGGAACCCAGAGCTGTAGAACTCGGGAAAAAATACGGAGTCGAGATATATGTAGGGAAATCACTGGGGGAGAAAAACGGAACTATAATATGTGCAGAGGAGAAATGTATGGAAAAGAAATTAATTACCGGTATT
Proteins encoded in this region:
- the lysA gene encoding diaminopimelate decarboxylase, encoding MKLFGTSKINERGNLEIGGIDTGELTKEFGTPLYVMDQKLIEDTIDIMKEAFVSERFNTQIAYAGKAFLTTGMVNLVNKKGLDLDVVSAGELYTAIKAGFPMDRVHMHGNNKTEEELNMAIEYGIKEIVIDNEDEIEKIERICRDKNKKQAVLLRIDPGIEAHTHEYIKTSGLTSKFGISLFQDNLFDIVKRLDDSEYVEFKGFHTHIGSQIFQSAFFIFALDEIFKYLSKLKEELGIAVETVNMGGGFGVYYAEGDQPPKLDELLKEVITYTEAMEIKYRIGFKNLNIEPGRSIVANAGTTLYTVGGIKETVGGKTYVFVDGGMADNIRPALYQAKYEAGIINKLEDEDKKEVTLAGKFCESGDVLIGNAKLQNAEIGDIVAVPTTGAYCYSMSSNYNRFAKPALIFVKDGQAKLAVKRETLDDLVRNDVIFDL
- a CDS encoding aspartate kinase, whose amino-acid sequence is MVIVHKYGGSSVATTDKIMEIAKYLGGVKEQGHDVIVVVSAMGKRTDALISLAKEITKDPDKRELDRLMSTGEQTTIALLAIALKSLGYDAISLTGVQAGIKTSGHHTKNVIDSVDTDKINELLKEGKIVIVAGFQGVNSRGDVTTLGRGGSDTSAVALAAALGAKCEIYTDVDGIYSIDPRVYKEAKKLPLISYDEMMELAFLGAGVMEPRAVELGKKYGVEIYVGKSLGEKNGTIICAEEKCMEKKLITGISINENTAMINIENIPTYAKNVYIVFNAAEKNGVNIDMISQNDVTASHGSMAFTCPKTDETALEQTIAEIKEALPDIKPVVNRDVVKISLVGIGMISNIGIASRVFKILAENSISFHQVSTSEISISLIINGVDKEKVAVLLSKEFEI